The Oxalobacteraceae bacterium OTU3CINTB1 genome includes a window with the following:
- a CDS encoding catecholate siderophore receptor Fiu, protein MAMIKSRKHTQARFNQHMSAALAVMLLPVAAAAQQQQTMPEVTVQGTAEGIKADKASSVKYTEKLVDTAQTITVIKKELIEQQGAVTLTEALRNTPGVGAFFLGENGNTNTGDAIFMRGFDASGSIYVDGVRDVGSISRDTFNIEQIDVLKGPAGTDNGRSSPTGSINLVSKQPQQENAYLGSVTFGSGKQKRATADLNQVLDADSGTAFRVNVLGQDSGNAARDVVENKRWAVAPSVAFGLNGPTRVYLNYLHVKQNNIPDGGVLTIGLPGYSAPVPTTGGTPASRAAEAVRLAPLNSAPRVDPRNFYGSSYDHDDVTADMATVRIEHDFAGGVKLQNTTRFGKTEQDYLLTSFMATAANLVLPSADPRSWQMLRTNTTFRDATNKVFTNQTTATAEFATGALKHTMVGGIELTSEKQTLYTWAPTGGTGLPITSIYYPDPATSFKLTYARNGAQSRGTTDTQSAYVFDTIKIGDKWILNGGVRLDHYTTEYDAVALQAAVTPPAVQPLPVGTRIPTSLKKSDNLVNGKLSALYKLTPESSVYGLVATSKAPPGGTNFTLSTAANNSANVNYDPQETTNYELGGKWDLLKQKLSLSAALYRTDVKNEIEVDPTNAAVFFQNGKKRVQGVELGVTGEITRGWIVSAGYTRMSTKVEKGRSVLANGEEQLAYTPKQAFTSWTSYTLPMGLTVGGGVRFSDKLLRGTDGAVGTPAYIDSYWVADAMASYPINKNIDVRLNVYNLTDKEYAAAINKSGYRYTPGTPRSASLTANIKF, encoded by the coding sequence ATGGCAATGATCAAGAGTCGCAAACACACGCAAGCGCGCTTCAACCAACACATGAGTGCGGCGCTTGCCGTGATGCTGCTGCCGGTCGCGGCAGCCGCCCAGCAGCAGCAAACCATGCCCGAAGTAACGGTGCAGGGCACCGCCGAGGGCATCAAGGCCGACAAGGCCTCGTCCGTCAAGTACACCGAGAAGCTGGTCGACACCGCCCAGACCATCACCGTCATCAAAAAAGAATTGATCGAACAGCAAGGCGCCGTCACCCTGACCGAAGCGCTGCGCAACACCCCGGGCGTGGGCGCCTTCTTCCTGGGCGAGAACGGCAACACCAACACCGGCGACGCCATCTTCATGCGCGGCTTCGACGCCTCCGGCAGCATCTACGTCGACGGCGTGCGCGACGTCGGCTCGATCTCGCGCGATACCTTCAACATCGAACAGATCGACGTGCTCAAGGGTCCGGCCGGCACCGACAACGGCCGCAGCTCGCCAACCGGTTCGATCAACCTGGTCAGCAAGCAGCCGCAGCAGGAAAACGCCTACCTCGGTTCCGTCACCTTCGGCAGCGGCAAGCAAAAACGCGCCACCGCCGACCTCAACCAGGTGCTCGACGCCGACAGCGGCACCGCCTTCCGTGTCAACGTGCTGGGCCAGGACTCCGGCAACGCCGCGCGCGACGTCGTCGAGAACAAGCGCTGGGCCGTGGCGCCGTCGGTCGCGTTCGGCCTGAACGGTCCGACCCGCGTCTACCTGAACTACCTGCACGTCAAACAGAACAACATCCCCGACGGCGGCGTGCTGACCATCGGCCTGCCCGGCTACAGCGCGCCGGTGCCGACCACCGGCGGCACGCCAGCGTCCCGGGCGGCCGAGGCCGTGCGCCTGGCGCCGCTCAACAGCGCGCCGCGCGTCGATCCGCGCAACTTCTACGGCTCCTCGTACGACCACGACGACGTCACCGCCGACATGGCCACGGTGCGCATCGAGCACGACTTCGCCGGCGGCGTCAAACTGCAGAACACCACCCGCTTCGGCAAGACCGAGCAGGATTACCTGCTGACGTCGTTCATGGCCACCGCCGCCAACCTGGTGCTGCCAAGCGCCGATCCGCGCAGCTGGCAGATGCTGCGCACCAACACGACCTTCCGCGACGCCACCAACAAGGTGTTCACCAACCAGACCACCGCCACCGCCGAATTCGCCACGGGCGCGCTCAAGCACACCATGGTCGGCGGCATCGAGCTCACCAGCGAGAAGCAAACCCTGTACACATGGGCGCCGACCGGCGGCACCGGCCTGCCGATCACCAGCATCTACTATCCGGATCCGGCCACGTCGTTCAAGCTGACCTACGCCCGCAACGGCGCGCAAAGCCGCGGCACCACCGACACCCAGAGCGCCTACGTGTTCGACACCATCAAGATCGGCGACAAGTGGATCCTGAACGGCGGCGTGCGCCTCGACCACTACACCACCGAGTACGACGCCGTAGCGCTGCAGGCGGCGGTGACCCCGCCGGCAGTGCAGCCGCTGCCGGTCGGCACCCGCATCCCGACCTCGCTCAAGAAGAGCGACAACCTGGTCAACGGTAAATTGTCGGCGCTCTACAAGCTCACGCCTGAAAGCAGCGTCTACGGTCTGGTGGCGACGTCGAAAGCGCCGCCGGGCGGCACCAACTTCACCCTGAGCACGGCGGCCAACAATTCGGCCAACGTCAACTACGATCCGCAGGAAACCACCAACTACGAGCTGGGCGGCAAGTGGGACCTGCTCAAGCAGAAGCTGTCGCTGTCGGCCGCGCTGTACCGCACCGACGTCAAGAACGAGATCGAAGTCGATCCGACCAACGCGGCCGTGTTCTTCCAGAACGGCAAGAAGCGCGTCCAGGGCGTCGAGCTCGGCGTGACGGGCGAGATCACCCGCGGCTGGATCGTCAGCGCCGGCTACACCCGCATGTCGACCAAAGTGGAAAAGGGCCGCTCGGTGCTGGCCAACGGCGAAGAGCAACTGGCCTATACGCCCAAGCAGGCGTTCACGTCGTGGACTTCGTACACCTTGCCGATGGGCCTGACGGTCGGCGGCGGCGTGCGCTTCTCCGACAAGCTGCTGCGCGGCACCGACGGCGCCGTCGGCACCCCGGCCTACATCGATTCGTACTGGGTCGCCGACGCCATGGCGTCGTATCCGATCAACAAGAACATCGATGTGCGCCTGAACGTGTACAACCTGACCGACAAGGAATACGCCGCGGCGATCAACAAGTCGGGCTACCGTTACACGCCGGGCACGCCGCGTTCGGCCAGCCTGACGGCCAACATCAAGTTCTAA
- a CDS encoding glutathione binding-like protein, with translation MTDLSHFPITQKWPAEHADRIQLYSLPTPNGVKVSIMLEETGLAYEPHLVNFETSDQTSPAFLSLNPNNKIPAILDPNGPDGKPLALFESGAILIYLAEKSGQFLPADAAGRYATLQWLMFQMGGIGPMFGQLGFFHKFAGKDYEDKRPRDRYVAESKRLLGVLNGHLATHRWLAGDQYTIADIATFPWVRNLVGFYGAGDLVGIADFPHVTRVLEAFVARPAVAKGLEIPKRS, from the coding sequence ATGACCGATCTCTCCCATTTCCCCATCACGCAAAAATGGCCGGCCGAACACGCCGACCGCATCCAGCTGTATTCGCTGCCCACGCCCAACGGCGTCAAGGTCTCGATCATGCTGGAGGAAACCGGGCTGGCGTACGAGCCGCACCTGGTGAACTTCGAAACCAGCGACCAGACGTCGCCGGCATTCCTGTCGCTCAATCCGAACAACAAGATCCCGGCCATCCTCGATCCGAACGGTCCGGACGGCAAGCCGCTGGCGCTGTTCGAATCGGGCGCTATCCTGATTTACCTGGCGGAAAAGAGCGGGCAATTCCTGCCGGCCGACGCCGCCGGACGCTATGCAACCCTGCAGTGGCTGATGTTCCAGATGGGCGGCATCGGGCCGATGTTCGGCCAGCTGGGCTTTTTCCACAAGTTCGCCGGCAAGGACTACGAGGACAAGCGCCCGCGCGACCGTTACGTGGCCGAGTCCAAGCGCTTGCTGGGCGTGTTGAACGGGCATCTGGCGACGCACCGGTGGCTGGCCGGCGATCAGTACACGATCGCCGACATCGCCACCTTCCCGTGGGTGCGCAACCTGGTCGGTTTCTATGGTGCCGGCGATCTGGTGGGCATCGCCGACTTCCCGCATGTGACGCGGGTGCTGGAGGCGTTTGTCGCCAGGCCCGCCGTGGCCAAGGGCCTGGAAATACCGAAGCGGAGCTAG
- a CDS encoding TonB-dependent siderophore receptor — protein sequence MSFRPTARFLALSLLASAPFAPFASVAHAQATTDDAAADTALPQVNVVAERATGQYNPQHSSGATRTDTPLREVPQSVRVMGPQQIEDLGALRLADTVDFVSGISRLNDFGGTWDNFAVRGFSSTDMGFLVNGFPGSRGYNQPRDTANVERFEFLKGPASALYGSSEPGGTINIVTKKPKFTPHNAAEVSLGSRGLRRATVDSTGALGASVAYRLNLMTEEGDSRSTLLHNKRTLVAPALTWVIDPQTMLNYEAEFLRADTPLDRGVINVRGALGAVPRDRILNEPSDGNMTLTSDTHQLTLDRALSDHWRARFGASYKESTFDGNYTEATSLAADNRTLNRQATWRQLPSRDVAVQAEVEGKFDTAGIGHTVLVGAEASRLWMNTEILRSANTPIDIYNPVYGTPATAPTNRTSSSDERQRVKAVFAQDQLSLSAQWKLLGGLRWDEVSQDIDNRVARTATSKQQSAVSPRAGLTFLPNEWSSLYVSAGKSFRGNSGTDVNGSPFDPQRSTSYEAGWKLQTLDQRLGANFAVYDIAKTNVLTASDVPGYSVAAGKIKSSGVEADVYGQIDANWRVSGNFAWDDARVDKDRTLAPGTRIMNVPKVAAGLLAIREAVLDNGGRYGIGGGVNYVGDRSGNTADSYTLPAYTTAKLVGYWQISKKVRLSLDVHNLFNRNYYTASWANLYVIPGAERSVVTRLKVDL from the coding sequence ATGTCTTTTCGTCCCACCGCGCGCTTCCTTGCGCTGAGCCTGCTCGCCTCCGCGCCTTTTGCCCCTTTCGCCTCCGTGGCCCACGCCCAGGCCACCACCGATGACGCCGCCGCCGACACTGCGCTGCCGCAAGTCAACGTCGTCGCCGAGCGCGCCACCGGCCAGTACAACCCGCAGCACAGCAGCGGCGCCACGCGCACCGACACGCCGCTGCGCGAAGTGCCGCAATCGGTCCGGGTGATGGGCCCGCAGCAGATCGAGGACCTCGGCGCGCTGCGCCTGGCCGACACCGTCGACTTCGTCAGCGGCATCTCCCGCCTCAACGATTTCGGCGGCACCTGGGACAACTTCGCCGTTCGCGGCTTCAGCAGCACCGACATGGGCTTCCTGGTCAACGGCTTTCCCGGCTCGCGCGGCTACAACCAGCCGCGCGACACCGCCAACGTCGAGCGCTTCGAATTCCTCAAGGGACCGGCGTCGGCCCTCTACGGCAGCAGCGAGCCGGGCGGCACCATCAACATCGTCACCAAGAAGCCGAAGTTTACGCCACACAACGCCGCCGAGGTCAGCCTGGGCAGCCGGGGCTTGCGCCGCGCCACCGTCGACAGCACCGGCGCGCTCGGCGCCAGCGTGGCCTACCGCCTCAACCTGATGACCGAGGAGGGCGACAGCCGCTCCACCCTGCTGCACAATAAGCGCACCCTGGTGGCGCCGGCGCTGACCTGGGTCATCGATCCGCAAACGATGCTGAACTACGAAGCGGAGTTCCTGCGCGCCGACACCCCGCTCGACCGTGGCGTGATCAATGTGCGCGGCGCGCTCGGCGCCGTGCCGCGCGACCGCATCCTGAACGAACCGTCCGACGGCAATATGACCTTGACCAGCGACACCCACCAGCTGACCCTGGACCGGGCGCTGTCGGACCACTGGCGCGCGCGCTTCGGCGCCAGCTACAAGGAAAGCACGTTCGACGGCAACTACACCGAGGCGACCTCGCTGGCGGCCGACAACCGCACGCTCAACCGCCAGGCGACGTGGCGCCAGCTGCCGTCGCGCGACGTCGCGGTGCAGGCCGAGGTGGAAGGCAAGTTCGACACCGCCGGCATCGGCCACACGGTGCTGGTGGGCGCCGAGGCGTCGCGCCTGTGGATGAACACCGAGATCCTGCGCTCGGCCAACACGCCGATTGACATCTACAATCCGGTGTACGGGACGCCGGCGACGGCGCCGACCAACCGCACCTCCAGCTCGGACGAACGCCAGCGCGTCAAGGCGGTGTTCGCACAAGACCAGCTCAGCCTGTCGGCGCAATGGAAATTGCTCGGCGGCCTGCGCTGGGACGAAGTCAGCCAGGACATCGACAACCGCGTCGCCCGGACGGCCACCTCGAAACAGCAAAGCGCCGTGTCGCCGCGCGCCGGACTGACCTTCCTGCCGAACGAGTGGAGCTCGCTGTACGTGTCGGCCGGCAAATCGTTCCGTGGCAACAGCGGCACCGACGTCAACGGCAGCCCGTTCGACCCGCAGCGCTCGACGTCGTACGAGGCCGGCTGGAAACTGCAAACGCTGGACCAGCGCCTGGGCGCCAACTTCGCCGTCTACGACATCGCCAAAACCAATGTGCTGACCGCCAGCGACGTGCCCGGCTATTCGGTCGCGGCCGGCAAGATCAAGAGCAGCGGCGTCGAGGCCGACGTCTACGGCCAGATCGACGCCAACTGGCGCGTCAGCGGCAATTTCGCGTGGGATGACGCCCGCGTGGACAAAGACCGTACCCTGGCGCCGGGCACGCGCATCATGAACGTGCCGAAAGTGGCCGCCGGCCTGCTGGCCATCCGCGAAGCGGTTCTCGACAACGGCGGCCGCTACGGCATCGGCGGCGGCGTCAACTACGTCGGCGACCGCTCCGGCAATACCGCCGACAGCTACACCTTGCCGGCCTACACCACGGCCAAGCTGGTGGGCTACTGGCAGATCAGCAAGAAGGTGCGGCTGTCGCTGGACGTGCACAACCTGTTCAACCGCAACTACTACACGGCCTCGTGGGCCAATCTGTATGTCATCCCCGGCGCCGAGCGCAGCGTCGTCACGCGCCTGAAGGTTGACCTGTAA
- a CDS encoding Fe2+-dependent dioxygenase — MMLHIPGVLRREQVAAMRARLDASDWIDGRATVGAQGAQVKQNRQLPETSPLSLELGRIVLAALADCPLFFSAALPLRTIPPLFNSYAGGEHYGAHVDGSMRRIPNSGEWVRTDVSSTLFLSDPDDYDGGELIVTDAYGEHEVKLPAGDLILYPSTSIHRVEPVTRGARVCAFFWTQSMVRDDMRRGMLLELDQNIQSLRARLGDCAELVGLTGHYHNLLRQWSEV; from the coding sequence ATGATGCTGCACATCCCGGGCGTGTTGCGCCGCGAACAGGTCGCCGCCATGCGCGCCCGCCTGGACGCATCGGACTGGATCGACGGCCGCGCCACCGTCGGCGCCCAGGGCGCCCAGGTCAAGCAGAACCGGCAACTGCCGGAGACGTCGCCGCTTTCGCTCGAGCTGGGCCGCATCGTGCTGGCGGCGCTGGCCGACTGTCCGCTGTTCTTCTCGGCCGCGCTGCCGCTGCGCACCATCCCGCCGCTGTTCAACAGCTACGCCGGCGGCGAGCACTACGGCGCGCACGTGGACGGCTCGATGCGCCGCATCCCCAACAGTGGCGAGTGGGTGCGCACCGACGTTTCGTCGACCCTGTTCCTGAGCGATCCGGACGACTACGACGGCGGCGAGCTGATCGTCACCGACGCCTACGGCGAGCACGAGGTCAAGCTGCCGGCGGGCGACCTGATCCTGTATCCGTCGACCAGCATCCACCGGGTCGAGCCGGTCACCCGCGGCGCCCGCGTGTGCGCGTTTTTCTGGACCCAGAGCATGGTGCGCGACGACATGCGGCGCGGCATGCTCCTCGAGCTGGACCAGAACATCCAAAGCCTGCGCGCGCGCCTGGGCGACTGCGCCGAACTGGTCGGCCTGACCGGGCATTACCACAATTTGTTGCGCCAATGGAGCGAGGTGTAG
- a CDS encoding methyl-accepting chemotaxis protein: protein MFSNMKVAVRLSLGFGAVVLLLLVLSTVSIIRMAGMDQDMDLIMEDRYPKVVLANEAAKRTLDNARQVRSMLLATSDEERDKYKAAAEANRAKVSETLSKLDKLLTLPKAREIFKDITDKNAALNLAYNELYDLIKSDPKKAVTFLKEQFVTVNSGYLGSLESLVKFQNELMDQERITANANYESTRTVIITLSVAAVLIAVALAWLITASLVKSLGGEPNYAADVMRRISEGDLSGEVRVKPGDRGSLLLTIKEMVAKLTQVIDGQRTVVEAANRGNFGARVDLKGLQGFQREMGEGLNQLATTTGASIDDVVRVMGAMSEGDLTQTIDKPYEGAYGELKKYANNTVAKLAQVVSEVNANAEGLAAASEEVSATANSLAQAASEQAAGVEETSASVEQMTASVAQNTDNAKVTDAMASRAASEATEGGEAVRSTVSAMKQIAAKVLIIDDIAYQTNLLALNAAIEAARAGEHGKGFAVVAAEVRKLAERSQIAAQEIGEVATSSVSLAEQAGQMLGAMVPNIKKTSELVQEITAASEEQSSGLAQINGAIAQLSQTTQQNAAGSEQLASTAEQMSSQAEELQQAMSFFKIGHTSGAARSGAPRAQPRGGARPVPIRQVELAGIGPDESKFVKY, encoded by the coding sequence ATGTTTTCAAACATGAAGGTGGCCGTCCGGCTGTCGCTGGGCTTCGGCGCGGTGGTGCTGTTGTTGCTCGTGTTATCGACGGTCAGCATCATCCGCATGGCCGGCATGGACCAGGATATGGACCTGATTATGGAGGACCGCTATCCCAAGGTGGTGCTGGCCAACGAGGCGGCCAAGCGCACGCTGGACAACGCCCGCCAGGTGCGCAGCATGCTGCTGGCCACCAGCGACGAGGAACGCGACAAATACAAGGCGGCGGCGGAGGCCAACCGCGCCAAGGTGAGCGAAACGCTATCCAAGCTCGACAAGCTGCTCACGCTGCCCAAGGCGCGCGAAATCTTCAAGGACATCACCGACAAGAACGCGGCGCTCAACCTGGCCTACAACGAATTGTACGACCTGATCAAGAGCGATCCCAAGAAGGCGGTGACCTTCCTCAAGGAGCAGTTCGTCACCGTCAACAGCGGCTACTTGGGGTCGCTCGAGTCGCTGGTCAAATTCCAGAATGAACTGATGGACCAGGAGCGCATCACCGCCAACGCCAACTACGAAAGCACGCGCACGGTGATCATCACCTTGTCGGTGGCGGCGGTGCTGATCGCGGTCGCGCTGGCGTGGTTGATCACCGCCAGCCTGGTCAAGAGCCTCGGCGGCGAGCCGAACTACGCGGCCGATGTGATGCGGCGCATTTCCGAAGGCGACCTCAGCGGAGAGGTGCGGGTCAAGCCCGGCGACCGCGGCAGCCTGCTGCTCACCATCAAGGAGATGGTGGCGAAATTGACGCAGGTGATCGATGGCCAGCGCACGGTGGTGGAGGCGGCCAACCGCGGCAACTTCGGCGCGCGCGTCGACCTCAAGGGCCTGCAGGGCTTCCAGCGCGAGATGGGCGAGGGCTTGAACCAGCTTGCCACCACCACCGGCGCCAGCATCGACGATGTGGTGCGCGTGATGGGCGCGATGTCGGAGGGCGACCTGACGCAGACCATCGACAAGCCGTACGAGGGCGCTTACGGCGAGCTGAAGAAATACGCCAACAATACCGTCGCCAAGCTGGCGCAGGTGGTGTCGGAAGTGAACGCCAACGCCGAAGGCCTGGCGGCCGCCTCCGAAGAGGTCAGCGCGACGGCCAATTCGCTGGCGCAGGCGGCCAGCGAGCAGGCCGCCGGGGTCGAGGAAACCTCGGCCTCGGTCGAACAGATGACGGCGTCGGTGGCGCAAAACACCGACAACGCCAAGGTCACCGACGCCATGGCCAGCCGCGCCGCGTCCGAGGCCACCGAGGGCGGCGAGGCGGTGCGCTCGACGGTGTCGGCGATGAAACAGATCGCCGCCAAGGTGCTGATCATCGACGACATCGCCTACCAGACCAACCTGCTGGCGCTGAACGCGGCCATCGAGGCGGCCCGCGCGGGCGAGCACGGCAAGGGCTTCGCGGTGGTCGCGGCCGAGGTGCGCAAGCTGGCCGAGCGCAGCCAGATCGCCGCGCAGGAAATCGGCGAGGTCGCCACCAGCAGCGTCAGCCTGGCCGAGCAGGCCGGGCAAATGCTGGGGGCGATGGTGCCGAACATCAAAAAGACGTCCGAGCTGGTGCAGGAGATCACGGCCGCGTCGGAAGAGCAGTCGTCGGGGCTGGCGCAGATCAACGGCGCCATCGCGCAGCTGAGTCAGACCACGCAGCAGAACGCCGCCGGCTCGGAGCAGCTGGCGTCGACGGCCGAGCAGATGAGCAGCCAGGCCGAAGAGCTTCAGCAGGCGATGAGCTTCTTCAAGATCGGCCACACGTCCGGCGCCGCCAGGAGTGGCGCGCCGCGTGCGCAGCCGCGCGGCGGCGCGCGTCCGGTGCCGATCCGCCAGGTCGAGCTGGCGGGCATCGGACCGGACGAGTCGAAGTTCGTGAAGTATTGA
- a CDS encoding PEP-CTERM sorting domain-containing protein, whose product MVSVQGTRPQPQPQPRSHFRSRSSRLRTALRLIPLLCAAWAGNAAAIDVIYQGPPGGSGLTGAAPGAAGGNGMTAPSAVRAEFSLDLANTMAVTGGKGGDGGNGATGNASVLGGNAGTGGDGAFTIGSLTATLITGPASVAVSSTGGLGGNAGQPGARNGGPGPGQGAIGGKGGNANASAALITSANTPGQVAASATGGQGGVGSAGFASGNGGAATSNARAISIGSAPLQLTSSATGGVGGAALFESAQAGAGGAASATNGLGLPGSGVLDLTMLTTATGGRGGEANFDFELAPHANGGNGGTATVSNTAAYAGNTLTLAQTATGGAGGAALFGQAGHGGNATSTIALSSGAASTVNVAGTAVGGQGGAAVGGPFGPGPDYGAPGGGGSANSQLSLTSSATGWNAQITGTSTAIAGLKGEGSFLARDGGAADAVSVVNGGGRVTSLADATGEYGSGAGGQGNAQATANANYIAIARANATGGGAYFNGGAGAYATATARAGYFASAEATANPGSGHFGWTDGGSASAQAVVTRAAGDTAPVSPTQPSEARARAVATRMGSIVEARSTYNDLGRGAAVTTRAVGDQPALYTPEAASAANVGGAAYGPWTPEQGPGPTIASYASALPTAASVAPMIASSAEVATAFADATTLAAGTMAGVFAPRPITASAQLNLPFGAGNHLLLALVQPFLSPFTDSSFSFSVANGGVSLYSGSFTTLAQADAVFNGHVLDLGAVNANSLDLLITFTLESGLYGFSYLVGQGPALAPVPEPGTWLLLMLGLALLAWRAGAFKTARTSPMSRTA is encoded by the coding sequence ATGGTCAGCGTACAAGGCACCCGCCCCCAGCCCCAACCCCAACCCCGTTCCCATTTCCGTTCCCGTTCCAGTCGCCTGCGCACCGCGCTGCGCCTGATACCGCTGCTGTGCGCGGCGTGGGCCGGCAACGCGGCGGCCATCGACGTGATCTACCAGGGGCCGCCGGGCGGCAGCGGCCTGACCGGCGCCGCGCCGGGCGCGGCCGGCGGCAACGGCATGACGGCGCCCTCGGCCGTTCGGGCGGAGTTCAGCCTCGACCTGGCCAACACGATGGCTGTCACCGGCGGCAAGGGCGGCGACGGCGGCAACGGCGCGACCGGCAACGCCAGCGTGCTGGGCGGCAACGCCGGCACCGGCGGCGATGGCGCCTTCACCATCGGCTCGCTGACCGCGACCCTGATCACGGGCCCGGCCTCGGTGGCGGTCTCCAGCACCGGCGGACTGGGCGGCAACGCCGGCCAGCCCGGCGCCCGCAACGGCGGACCGGGGCCGGGCCAGGGTGCCATCGGCGGCAAGGGCGGCAACGCCAACGCCAGCGCGGCCCTGATCACCTCCGCCAACACGCCAGGCCAGGTGGCGGCCAGCGCCACCGGCGGCCAGGGCGGCGTGGGCAGCGCCGGCTTTGCCAGCGGCAACGGCGGCGCTGCCACCAGCAACGCCCGCGCCATCAGCATCGGCAGCGCGCCGTTGCAACTGACGTCGAGCGCCACGGGCGGGGTCGGCGGCGCGGCCCTCTTTGAAAGCGCCCAGGCGGGCGCCGGCGGCGCGGCCAGCGCCACCAACGGACTCGGTCTTCCGGGTTCCGGCGTGCTTGACCTGACCATGCTGACCACCGCCACCGGCGGGCGCGGCGGCGAGGCCAACTTCGACTTCGAGCTGGCGCCGCACGCCAACGGCGGCAACGGCGGCACGGCAACGGTCAGCAATACCGCCGCCTACGCCGGCAACACATTGACCCTGGCGCAGACGGCCACCGGCGGCGCCGGCGGCGCCGCCCTGTTCGGCCAGGCCGGCCACGGCGGCAACGCCACGTCGACGATCGCGCTGTCGTCGGGCGCCGCATCGACGGTCAACGTGGCCGGCACGGCCGTCGGCGGCCAGGGCGGCGCCGCCGTGGGCGGCCCGTTCGGACCCGGGCCCGACTATGGCGCGCCCGGCGGCGGCGGCTCGGCCAACAGCCAGCTGTCGCTGACCTCGTCGGCGACCGGCTGGAACGCCCAGATCACCGGCACCAGCACGGCCATCGCGGGCCTGAAGGGCGAGGGCTCGTTCCTCGCCCGCGACGGCGGCGCGGCCGACGCCGTGTCGGTCGTCAATGGCGGCGGGCGCGTGACCAGCCTGGCCGACGCCACCGGCGAATATGGCTCCGGCGCCGGCGGCCAGGGCAATGCCCAGGCCACGGCCAACGCCAACTACATCGCCATCGCCCGCGCCAACGCGACCGGCGGGGGCGCCTACTTCAACGGCGGCGCCGGCGCCTACGCCACCGCGACGGCCCGCGCCGGCTACTTCGCCAGCGCCGAAGCCACCGCCAACCCCGGCTCCGGACACTTCGGATGGACCGACGGCGGCTCGGCCTCGGCCCAGGCGGTCGTGACCCGCGCCGCCGGCGATACCGCGCCGGTGTCGCCGACCCAGCCTTCCGAGGCGCGCGCTCGGGCAGTGGCCACCCGCATGGGCAGCATCGTCGAGGCACGCAGCACTTACAACGACCTCGGCCGGGGCGCGGCGGTCACCACGCGCGCCGTCGGCGATCAGCCGGCGCTGTACACCCCCGAGGCGGCCAGCGCCGCCAATGTCGGCGGCGCGGCCTACGGCCCATGGACGCCCGAGCAGGGTCCCGGGCCGACGATCGCTTCTTACGCCAGCGCGCTGCCCACCGCCGCCTCGGTGGCGCCCATGATCGCGTCGTCGGCCGAGGTGGCCACGGCGTTCGCCGACGCCACCACGCTGGCCGCCGGCACCATGGCCGGCGTGTTCGCGCCCCGGCCCATTACGGCCAGCGCGCAATTGAACCTGCCGTTCGGCGCGGGCAACCACTTGCTGCTGGCGCTGGTGCAGCCGTTCCTCTCGCCCTTCACCGACAGCAGCTTCAGCTTCTCCGTCGCCAACGGCGGCGTCTCGCTGTATTCGGGCAGCTTCACCACCCTGGCCCAGGCCGACGCGGTGTTCAACGGCCATGTGCTGGACCTGGGCGCCGTCAACGCCAACAGCCTCGACCTGCTGATCACCTTCACCCTTGAGAGCGGCCTCTACGGCTTCAGCTATCTGGTCGGCCAGGGCCCCGCGCTGGCGCCGGTGCCGGAGCCGGGCACCTGGCTGTTGCTGATGCTGGGCCTGGCCCTGCTGGCCTGGCGCGCCGGCGCGTTCAAGACCGCGCGCACTAGCCCGATGTCCAGGACAGCCTAA